Proteins encoded in a region of the Panicum hallii strain FIL2 chromosome 3, PHallii_v3.1, whole genome shotgun sequence genome:
- the LOC112885101 gene encoding myb-like protein I, giving the protein MTMLRNQSMVAINNLVNDNYGIPMEDPTMDNVDMSLASLTYKKPEAIRVVEEAPQQQVIIPQQERRHKRLFWITEEHMQFLRGLHMYGRGDWKNISRHFVTTKTPVQVSDHAQKYFHRIERTTEKQCYSINDIGLNDAKSWVHNNSTSREALAFAGGTYNPNGHGPSSELATMNNFAQAWSPFLYSAGQASSSQPTSWIGQQMGG; this is encoded by the exons ATGACGATGCTGAGAAACCAATCTATGGTGGCAATCAACAACCTTGTGAATGACAACTATGGAATTCCAATGGAGGATCCAACCATGGACAACGTGGATATGTCACTTGCCTCTCTGACATATAAGAAACCGGAGGCCATAAGGGTGGTGGAGGAAGCGCCTCAGCAACAAGTAATCATTCCTCAGCAAGAGAGGCGGCACAAGAGATTGTTTTGGATCACAGAAGAGCACAT GCAGTTCCTCCGTGGTTTGCACATGTATGGCCGCGGTGACTGGAAGAACATCTCTAGGCACTTCGTCACCACTAAGACGCCGGTGCAAGTCTCCGACCATGCGCAGAAGTACTTCCATAGGATAGAGCGCACCACCGAAAAGCAATGCTACAGTATTAATGATATCGGCCTCAATGATGCTAAATCTTGGGTGCATAACAACTCTACCAGCCGGGAGGCGCTCGCCTTTGCCGGTGGTACATATAATCCAAATGGTCATGGACCCAGCAGCGAGCTTGCCACCATGAATAACTTTGCACAGGCTTGGTCACCCTTCCTGTATAGTGCTGGCCAGGCGAGCAGCAGCCAGCCAACCTCTTGGATTGGCCAACAGATGGGGGGCTAG